From a single Cyclobacterium marinum DSM 745 genomic region:
- a CDS encoding BF3164 family lipoprotein, translating into MNRLILVLILLFSISCEQGIENNDYIIIQKEDFTLIPLQSNKYFFEEIINPSNIGLVDDKILISEAWRVPEEHPRIHIVNSTDWTYDKPKGKHGKGPLELIDASLFYKGENPDTFWTYSMNRRKLVEYSMSNLTLLGKSEWKMTEPMMDLWFFTQATDSSFLGISRVSENRILEFDKEGNRIGGYGNWEKVKDRPELNYTQLAVLNGGFFKGSAEEGLFIRVGLFRDRLEIFNNRDKSFIIIDGPDLELPAFEIIGNELYLGPDPHFRYRDAVVTKNYIFALYGGVSHSDFNKTSVLATQIWVFDHMGQPLYNLKLDRSLINFVINEETNEIYGLTTDEDPGIAVYTIPKELL; encoded by the coding sequence ATGAACAGATTAATATTAGTCTTGATTTTATTGTTTTCAATTTCCTGTGAGCAAGGAATTGAGAACAATGATTATATCATTATCCAAAAAGAGGATTTCACATTAATCCCCTTACAATCAAACAAATATTTTTTCGAGGAAATCATCAACCCTTCTAATATCGGATTAGTTGACGACAAAATTCTGATCTCTGAAGCATGGAGAGTACCTGAGGAACATCCCCGTATTCATATTGTCAATTCCACGGATTGGACTTATGATAAACCAAAGGGGAAACATGGTAAAGGCCCTTTAGAATTGATTGATGCTAGTTTGTTTTATAAAGGAGAAAATCCTGATACTTTTTGGACCTATTCGATGAATAGGAGGAAATTGGTCGAATATTCGATGTCAAACCTTACACTTCTTGGGAAAAGTGAATGGAAAATGACTGAGCCAATGATGGATCTTTGGTTTTTTACTCAGGCTACTGACAGTAGTTTCTTGGGAATATCAAGAGTGAGTGAAAATCGAATTCTGGAGTTTGATAAAGAAGGAAATAGAATCGGAGGATATGGAAATTGGGAAAAGGTAAAGGATAGACCTGAGCTGAATTATACTCAACTAGCAGTATTAAATGGCGGTTTTTTTAAAGGAAGTGCTGAGGAAGGTCTCTTTATTAGAGTAGGACTTTTCAGGGATAGGCTTGAGATTTTTAACAACCGAGACAAATCCTTTATCATCATAGATGGGCCGGACTTGGAATTGCCAGCATTTGAAATAATTGGAAATGAGTTATACCTAGGACCAGACCCTCACTTTCGCTATAGAGATGCTGTTGTTACTAAAAACTACATTTTCGCATTGTACGGTGGAGTAAGCCACTCTGATTTCAACAAAACATCAGTTTTGGCTACACAAATCTGGGTTTTTGACCACATGGGACAGCCCCTATATAACTTAAAATTGGATAGATCACTTATCAATTTTGTGATTAATGAAGAAACAAATGAAATCTATGGGTTGACTACAGATGAAGACCCCGGGATTGCAGTTTATACCATACCAAAGGAACTTTTATAA
- a CDS encoding HAD family hydrolase yields MTIKKNAIKALVFDLDNTIYSVASIAPQLFGELYRQLGNRHELKKNFVSIKNDLQRLPFQVVAKRYDFSPQLYRECIKYLSQLKYQGKIFPFESYSLVRKVPFKKFLVTTGFTNLQKSKINALGIQDDFEQINIVDPLVSNRTKKDVFVEMLLKYQLSPHEVLVLGDDIQSEIKAAEELGMQSVLFDPSENYSNNSQYLAVKGFREFFDFVMSEK; encoded by the coding sequence ATGACTATAAAAAAAAACGCTATAAAAGCGCTGGTATTTGATTTGGACAATACCATTTACTCCGTAGCATCAATTGCACCGCAATTATTTGGAGAACTTTATAGGCAACTTGGAAATCGCCATGAATTAAAAAAGAATTTTGTCTCAATTAAAAATGATCTCCAGAGATTACCTTTCCAAGTAGTGGCGAAGCGTTATGATTTCAGCCCACAGCTGTATCGGGAATGTATAAAGTACCTAAGTCAATTAAAATATCAAGGGAAGATCTTTCCTTTTGAAAGTTATTCACTTGTTAGGAAGGTGCCTTTTAAAAAGTTTCTGGTAACCACAGGTTTTACTAATTTACAAAAAAGTAAGATAAATGCACTAGGAATTCAGGATGACTTTGAACAAATTAATATTGTAGATCCTTTGGTTTCAAATCGTACAAAGAAAGATGTTTTTGTCGAAATGTTATTGAAATATCAATTGTCCCCTCATGAAGTTCTGGTTTTAGGGGATGATATTCAATCAGAAATAAAGGCAGCAGAAGAGCTAGGCATGCAATCTGTATTATTTGATCCAAGTGAAAATTACTCCAACAATAGTCAATACCTTGCAGTTAAGGGATTCAGGGAATTTTTTGATTTTGTGATGTCTGAAAAGTAA
- a CDS encoding phytanoyl-CoA dioxygenase family protein: MNSNVQTKQQKNTGHGNIPGNPSIATSSKKRLNDRSGGAPLSVLTEEDWNFWIHNGYVVIKDAVPKNQVKKLEDFLWQYEGKSPDDPNTWYKPSPEMKMKELTNTGMVEIYNHQYLWDNRQCPRIHAAFADIWGTEKLWVTIDRANLNFPIRPEFSYKGFIHWDYDPETKPQNVQGVLALADQVDENMGGFQCIPELYRTYEEWKHTQPKDRDRFKPDISGFDLTKVKLNAGDLLIFNSMLPHGIRPNYSKKVRIAQYISMIPAEEENHAMRDWRIRSWKEKLVPEGHAFPGDPARREQNHEIAKLSRLGRKLLGLDSWNEK; encoded by the coding sequence ATGAATAGTAATGTTCAAACCAAGCAACAAAAAAATACGGGCCATGGAAACATTCCGGGAAACCCATCAATTGCCACCTCTAGTAAAAAAAGATTAAATGACCGGAGTGGCGGTGCACCCTTAAGTGTTTTAACTGAGGAAGATTGGAACTTCTGGATTCACAATGGATATGTGGTCATTAAGGATGCTGTACCAAAAAATCAGGTGAAAAAACTTGAAGATTTTTTGTGGCAATATGAAGGTAAATCTCCGGATGATCCGAATACATGGTATAAGCCATCTCCAGAAATGAAGATGAAAGAGCTGACCAACACCGGAATGGTTGAAATTTACAACCACCAATACCTATGGGACAATCGACAGTGTCCGCGTATTCATGCCGCTTTCGCTGATATTTGGGGAACCGAGAAACTATGGGTTACGATTGATAGGGCTAACTTAAATTTTCCAATTCGGCCCGAGTTTTCCTACAAAGGGTTTATTCACTGGGATTACGACCCAGAAACAAAACCACAAAATGTTCAGGGTGTACTGGCACTTGCCGATCAGGTAGATGAAAATATGGGCGGATTTCAGTGTATCCCTGAATTGTATCGTACCTACGAGGAATGGAAACATACACAACCTAAAGACAGGGATCGCTTTAAGCCCGATATCTCAGGGTTTGATTTGACAAAGGTAAAATTAAATGCCGGAGATTTACTCATATTTAATAGTATGCTTCCTCATGGAATTCGGCCAAATTATTCCAAAAAGGTAAGGATAGCACAATACATATCAATGATTCCTGCCGAAGAGGAAAATCATGCCATGAGGGATTGGAGAATAAGATCGTGGAAAGAAAAGCTGGTTCCTGAAGGACATGCTTTTCCGGGGGACCCTGCTCGAAGAGAGCAAAATCATGAGATTGCTAAATTAAGCAGGCTGGGAAGGAAATTACTGGGACTCGATTCTTGGAATGAAAAATAA
- a CDS encoding AraC family transcriptional regulator produces the protein MKIIKEEVAFNKNSSIKIFSPRLKHYFYWHYHPEIELVYVEAESGISHVGKNISTFEGSELILIGGNVPHLNFDYRMETTYHQVVVQFKNDFIPNTIAATPEFGSINHLMERAYMGLRFYGNTKTSVGKLLKDIKTENTYLSLIEIMNILQLLSVSSEVETLNTEDTRVKFYLNDKIRMGTIYNYIHEKYDKKPDVNELAERVHLSTPAFCRYFKKQTNLTFTAFVNQYRISQARTMLLHQHKISDTCFAVGFESLSYFNQVFKRITGESPSSFQKKHQKKY, from the coding sequence ATGAAAATTATTAAAGAAGAAGTAGCCTTTAATAAGAACTCCTCCATAAAGATTTTCTCTCCCCGGTTAAAACATTATTTCTACTGGCATTACCATCCGGAAATAGAATTGGTTTACGTTGAGGCAGAATCAGGCATCAGCCATGTTGGCAAAAATATTTCCACTTTTGAAGGAAGTGAGTTGATACTCATAGGAGGAAACGTCCCTCATTTAAATTTCGACTATAGAATGGAAACCACTTACCATCAAGTAGTTGTACAATTTAAAAATGATTTTATTCCTAATACCATTGCTGCCACACCTGAGTTTGGCAGCATAAACCACCTTATGGAAAGAGCTTATATGGGTTTGAGATTTTATGGAAACACAAAAACATCAGTAGGAAAACTATTAAAAGACATAAAAACTGAAAACACATACCTTTCTCTTATAGAGATTATGAATATACTCCAGCTACTTTCTGTATCCAGTGAGGTCGAAACCCTTAATACAGAAGACACACGGGTAAAATTCTATTTGAATGATAAGATAAGGATGGGAACCATTTATAATTATATCCACGAAAAATACGATAAGAAACCCGATGTAAATGAATTAGCAGAAAGGGTACATTTAAGCACTCCAGCATTTTGCAGGTATTTTAAAAAACAAACCAACCTGACATTTACAGCATTCGTAAACCAATACAGGATAAGTCAAGCAAGAACCATGTTGCTACACCAACATAAAATTTCAGACACCTGCTTTGCTGTAGGATTCGAAAGTTTATCTTACTTCAATCAGGTGTTTAAAAGAATAACCGGTGAATCTCCTTCTTCTTTTCAAAAAAAACACCAGAAGAAATATTAA
- a CDS encoding serine hydrolase domain-containing protein, which yields MNKCLLILFLVVAIQSCGSSETKTSKSQVIVAKTLTEAQYELILDKVKALPNQAELAIAIIENGKVNFVGVKREQDSTVLIQNQDRIFEIGSITKVFTGTLLANYLVEGEVNLEDQIDKYLGYSLKEDVKITLKQLATHSSGLPRVPANLEALSLENPYKDFGEKELKTYLTQELIMMHQPGEVSDYSNLGVGMLGYVLSNKAQMTYEEMLQKEIFSKFEMNASTTIRSKVEDKLVKGLNDEGEEVSNWDMSVLMGAGGILSSVNDLSKFALAQFDSSNQALVLSRTAFFKVNESYSMALCWSVIQTESGEEWNWHNGGTGGYTSSMILDVGQKKGVIILSNITALGKLTQKINELGPELMDVMAGDSGKENAGI from the coding sequence ATGAATAAATGTTTATTGATATTATTTCTAGTTGTAGCTATTCAAAGCTGTGGTAGTTCAGAAACAAAAACGTCCAAATCTCAGGTCATAGTAGCGAAAACATTGACTGAAGCACAATATGAATTAATCCTTGATAAGGTGAAGGCATTGCCAAATCAAGCTGAGCTTGCTATTGCCATTATTGAAAATGGGAAGGTTAATTTTGTAGGGGTCAAACGCGAACAGGATTCTACGGTGCTTATTCAAAATCAGGATCGGATTTTCGAAATAGGGTCCATTACAAAGGTTTTTACAGGCACCTTGTTGGCCAACTACCTGGTGGAGGGAGAGGTGAATTTGGAGGATCAAATTGATAAATATTTAGGTTATTCATTGAAGGAGGATGTTAAAATTACACTGAAGCAATTGGCTACCCATAGCTCCGGCTTACCTAGGGTGCCTGCAAATTTGGAGGCCTTAAGTTTAGAAAACCCTTACAAGGATTTTGGGGAAAAGGAGCTTAAAACCTATCTGACCCAAGAATTGATAATGATGCATCAACCTGGGGAGGTTTCTGACTACTCAAATCTTGGCGTAGGAATGCTTGGTTATGTGCTGAGCAATAAAGCGCAGATGACTTACGAAGAGATGCTTCAAAAGGAGATTTTTTCTAAATTCGAGATGAATGCTTCAACTACAATCAGGAGCAAGGTAGAGGATAAGTTGGTTAAGGGGCTGAATGATGAAGGGGAAGAGGTGTCCAATTGGGACATGTCTGTGCTTATGGGGGCTGGTGGAATTTTATCCTCGGTAAATGATTTGTCAAAATTTGCCTTGGCACAATTTGACAGTTCAAACCAAGCTTTGGTTCTTTCGCGAACGGCCTTTTTTAAAGTAAACGAAAGTTATTCTATGGCTTTATGTTGGAGTGTTATCCAAACGGAGTCGGGAGAGGAATGGAATTGGCACAATGGAGGAACAGGGGGCTATACTTCTTCTATGATATTAGATGTAGGGCAAAAGAAAGGAGTCATCATTTTATCGAATATAACAGCTTTAGGCAAACTAACTCAAAAGATAAACGAGTTGGGGCCGGAATTGATGGATGTCATGGCCGGAGATTCCGGAAAAGAAAATGCAGGGATTTAA
- a CDS encoding EthD family reductase, with protein MVKLVVMYGHPKDPEAFETYYSETHLPIAAKIKGLSKVEFTKFVGTPDGGNPIHYRMAELYFKSLEELQKQMATPEGQAAVNDIPNFATGGVNVMIGEV; from the coding sequence ATGGTAAAATTAGTCGTAATGTATGGTCATCCGAAAGATCCGGAGGCCTTTGAGACCTATTATTCAGAAACACACCTTCCGATTGCTGCTAAAATCAAAGGTCTAAGCAAGGTGGAGTTTACAAAGTTTGTAGGAACTCCCGATGGAGGTAACCCTATTCATTATAGAATGGCAGAATTGTACTTCAAATCACTAGAGGAATTGCAAAAGCAAATGGCTACTCCTGAAGGGCAAGCCGCAGTAAATGATATTCCCAACTTTGCCACAGGTGGGGTCAATGTGATGATTGGAGAAGTTTAA
- a CDS encoding nucleoside hydrolase-like domain-containing protein — MKNLKFQSLIYGMLLLFIGAPCMAQTTDKPRVFVLTDIENEPDDAQSLVRFLLYSNQFDVEGLIATTSTHLRDKTAAWRIKEIVNAYGKVRNNLLQHEKGFPTEEHLLSTIKSGLPKYGMNAVGAGNDSEGSESLINVVDKEDDRPVWVTVWGGANVLAQALWKIRHTRTLGELNKFVAKLRVYTISDQDDSGVWMRNEFPNLFYIVSPGEDYIHSTWNGIGGESFRKYASGADASLAENPWLRKNIMQNHGPLGAQYPEVEYIMEGDTPSFLGLVDNGLNVPDRPDFGGWGGRYELYKPHFKPYRNFDHQAPEQRAIWTDASDEVMGIDGRIYINNQATIWRWREAFQNDFAARMDWCVKPYQEANHPPIVKVDKTTNITIRPGESIQFDASDSTDPDGDTLSYHWFNYKEAGTYWAFNWYKPLTILNGNSAKATLEIGERIELSKAQTTHLILAVTDSGSPALTRYQRIIINILPKNK, encoded by the coding sequence ATGAAAAACCTAAAATTCCAAAGCCTGATTTATGGCATGCTCTTACTATTCATCGGGGCACCATGTATGGCACAAACTACGGATAAACCACGAGTATTTGTTTTGACGGATATTGAAAATGAGCCTGATGATGCCCAATCTTTGGTGCGTTTCTTATTGTACAGCAATCAGTTTGATGTGGAGGGCTTAATCGCTACCACCTCTACTCACTTGCGAGATAAAACAGCTGCATGGAGGATAAAGGAAATTGTCAATGCCTATGGCAAGGTTAGAAATAATTTATTGCAGCATGAAAAAGGTTTTCCTACCGAAGAGCATCTTCTATCCACAATTAAATCAGGTCTCCCAAAATATGGAATGAATGCGGTAGGAGCGGGTAATGATTCTGAAGGAAGCGAATCATTAATTAATGTAGTAGACAAAGAAGATGATAGACCTGTCTGGGTAACCGTCTGGGGAGGTGCCAATGTTTTGGCTCAAGCCCTATGGAAAATCAGACATACGCGAACACTGGGAGAGCTGAATAAATTTGTTGCAAAACTAAGGGTGTACACCATATCCGATCAAGATGATTCAGGTGTTTGGATGAGGAATGAATTCCCAAACCTCTTTTATATTGTTAGCCCGGGAGAAGATTACATCCATTCTACTTGGAATGGAATTGGAGGGGAGTCCTTTCGCAAGTATGCCTCCGGTGCCGATGCATCGCTGGCTGAAAACCCTTGGCTAAGAAAAAACATCATGCAAAACCACGGTCCATTGGGTGCCCAATATCCCGAAGTGGAATACATCATGGAAGGCGACACACCTAGTTTCTTAGGCTTGGTAGATAATGGGCTGAATGTTCCAGACAGGCCTGACTTTGGAGGCTGGGGAGGGAGATACGAGCTGTACAAACCCCATTTTAAACCTTACCGCAATTTTGACCACCAAGCACCTGAACAAAGAGCCATTTGGACAGATGCCAGTGATGAGGTAATGGGAATAGATGGAAGGATTTACATAAACAACCAAGCAACCATTTGGAGGTGGAGGGAAGCTTTCCAAAATGACTTTGCTGCACGAATGGACTGGTGCGTGAAACCTTATCAAGAGGCCAACCACCCGCCTATTGTCAAAGTAGATAAAACAACCAACATCACCATACGACCGGGAGAATCCATTCAATTTGATGCAAGTGATAGCACTGATCCGGATGGTGACACTTTGTCCTATCATTGGTTCAATTACAAAGAAGCCGGAACCTATTGGGCCTTCAATTGGTACAAACCCCTTACTATATTAAATGGCAATAGCGCCAAGGCAACTTTAGAAATAGGAGAGCGAATTGAGCTATCAAAAGCTCAAACCACTCATTTGATTTTGGCCGTTACGGACAGTGGCTCTCCAGCCCTAACCAGGTACCAACGAATCATCATTAATATTCTACCAAAAAATAAATAA
- a CDS encoding alpha/beta hydrolase family protein — protein sequence MKNNRRNFIKWSGLSGFGIGLAPSFVLKAKAEEPSLAHIAEGEANKPPHRLPTMIQDYYIKKVRKISKKHSDRIYGLKTKKEALEYQAEIKNKIKDCLGPFPEKNPLNPVITGKLEREAYTVEKVIFESRPSFKVTANLYIPKNNGQPMPAVLGTCGHAREAKSSAYQYFAQSLARKGYVVLIIDCVGQGERLQYPTPGRKSAIKWGVTEHIYAGNPTTLVGDSMAGWFVWDAIRGIDYLTSRPEVDPRHIGVTGNSGGGTQTTWLCGLEPRLTMAAPSCFVTTIRRNLENQEVQDAEQYVLKGLAKDLDHFDFIATMAPKPVMLITQEKDFFDTRGTQETFEMLQHFYKLLGAEENIQLFRGEDYHGYHQPAREAMYGFFNQVTMISNDGKEPDFELEKDEDLWCTPEGQLSKSESLTIPEILKNKSIEIGKKRGKVSASNLKKALVEVLCLPEKFEVTDYRIYRGRKETLFPRPYVTDMFVETEPGIHNAVYRLTEENIYSRPHGSPKKAILYVSHLEMDDELINDEKIRGILSDHADQAIYTCDLRGIGQTQPNTHVSYSIPYNREYFYGMLSNMMDEPLIGKRTYDLLCILNWLEKIDHTEITILGNGWGCQPATFASVLNKNVKKVILKNALSSYSDIAESTFYNWPVSAFPMNVLHHFDLPDCYRELERKNLEILGFWGAEADQDKK from the coding sequence ATGAAAAACAATCGAAGAAATTTTATCAAATGGTCAGGATTATCCGGATTTGGAATAGGCTTAGCACCTTCCTTTGTATTAAAAGCAAAGGCTGAGGAGCCATCCTTAGCCCATATCGCAGAAGGAGAAGCCAATAAACCTCCTCATCGCCTGCCCACCATGATTCAAGATTATTATATCAAAAAAGTCAGGAAAATATCGAAAAAACACAGTGATCGCATCTATGGACTAAAAACAAAAAAAGAAGCCCTGGAATATCAGGCAGAGATCAAGAATAAAATCAAGGATTGCCTCGGCCCATTTCCGGAAAAAAATCCTTTGAACCCTGTGATCACAGGAAAACTGGAACGGGAAGCGTATACTGTGGAAAAAGTAATTTTTGAAAGTCGACCAAGTTTTAAGGTGACAGCCAATTTGTATATTCCAAAAAACAATGGTCAACCCATGCCGGCAGTACTTGGAACATGTGGGCATGCCAGAGAAGCCAAATCAAGCGCCTACCAGTATTTTGCTCAAAGCCTGGCAAGAAAAGGTTATGTGGTATTGATTATTGATTGTGTTGGCCAGGGTGAGCGCTTACAATACCCTACCCCGGGCCGAAAAAGTGCCATTAAATGGGGAGTAACCGAACACATTTATGCAGGCAACCCAACCACCTTAGTTGGAGACTCAATGGCCGGTTGGTTTGTTTGGGATGCCATTCGTGGGATTGATTATTTAACCTCTCGTCCGGAAGTCGACCCTCGACATATTGGCGTAACAGGAAATTCCGGCGGAGGAACACAAACCACCTGGTTGTGTGGGCTAGAACCACGCTTGACCATGGCTGCTCCAAGCTGTTTTGTTACCACCATCCGCAGAAACTTGGAGAATCAGGAAGTGCAAGATGCAGAACAGTATGTTCTGAAAGGCTTGGCTAAAGACCTGGACCACTTTGATTTCATTGCCACTATGGCACCTAAACCTGTGATGCTTATTACCCAAGAAAAAGACTTCTTTGACACCCGAGGCACCCAGGAGACATTCGAAATGCTTCAGCATTTTTATAAGCTTCTCGGAGCGGAAGAAAACATTCAGTTGTTTCGAGGTGAGGATTATCATGGCTACCATCAACCAGCCAGAGAGGCCATGTACGGCTTCTTTAATCAGGTGACAATGATTAGCAATGACGGCAAAGAACCTGATTTTGAATTGGAAAAAGACGAAGACCTATGGTGTACTCCTGAAGGGCAGTTGTCAAAGAGTGAGTCCCTAACTATTCCTGAAATACTTAAGAATAAAAGCATCGAAATAGGAAAGAAAAGAGGAAAAGTTTCAGCATCCAACTTAAAAAAAGCTTTGGTTGAAGTCTTGTGTTTGCCGGAAAAATTTGAAGTAACAGACTACCGGATTTATAGAGGAAGAAAAGAAACTTTATTCCCTCGCCCTTATGTCACTGACATGTTTGTAGAAACGGAGCCGGGTATTCACAATGCGGTCTACCGACTTACAGAAGAAAACATCTACTCCAGACCACATGGCAGTCCAAAAAAAGCCATACTCTATGTATCTCACTTGGAAATGGATGATGAGCTGATCAATGATGAAAAGATAAGGGGCATTCTCTCCGACCATGCTGATCAAGCGATATACACCTGTGACTTAAGAGGAATTGGACAAACCCAGCCTAACACCCATGTGAGCTATTCTATTCCTTACAATAGAGAGTATTTTTATGGTATGCTTTCAAATATGATGGATGAACCTCTTATAGGGAAACGAACCTATGATTTACTTTGTATTTTAAATTGGCTAGAAAAAATAGACCATACTGAAATTACAATTCTTGGCAATGGTTGGGGCTGTCAGCCCGCTACTTTTGCCTCTGTACTGAATAAGAATGTCAAAAAAGTTATCCTGAAAAATGCATTGAGTAGTTACAGTGATATAGCTGAATCTACTTTCTACAACTGGCCTGTTTCAGCCTTTCCGATGAATGTGTTGCATCATTTTGACTTGCCGGATTGTTACCGCGAACTCGAGCGAAAAAACCTTGAAATACTTGGGTTTTGGGGGGCAGAAGCAGATCAGGACAAAAAATAA
- a CDS encoding RNA polymerase sigma factor, giving the protein MSSDFYKSSILPYAAIVIKICRAYTNTQEDFEDYYQEVCLQIWKSRDSFRQKSEWSTWVYRLSLNVCMTLLKKKKNNYQYFASDALPEELVEDSHAFSDEALNHLYGAIKKLSEVDRGVILLYLEEKSYQEIADIIGTTPNNIGVRIKRIKERLKKRLNGKVN; this is encoded by the coding sequence GTGAGCAGCGACTTCTACAAATCTTCAATTTTACCTTATGCAGCCATCGTAATTAAGATATGTCGGGCATATACCAATACGCAAGAGGACTTTGAAGATTATTACCAAGAAGTCTGTTTACAAATTTGGAAGAGCAGAGACAGCTTTCGGCAAAAGTCTGAGTGGTCTACATGGGTTTATAGATTGTCTTTGAATGTATGCATGACCTTGTTGAAAAAGAAGAAAAATAACTATCAATATTTTGCTTCCGATGCCCTGCCTGAAGAACTGGTTGAAGATAGTCATGCATTTTCGGATGAGGCACTCAATCATTTGTATGGAGCCATAAAAAAACTATCGGAAGTAGACAGAGGGGTGATTTTACTTTATTTGGAGGAAAAATCATACCAAGAAATAGCTGACATCATTGGTACCACTCCAAATAATATTGGGGTACGCATTAAAAGAATTAAAGAACGGTTAAAAAAACGATTAAATGGAAAAGTCAATTGA